The following are from one region of the Acidobacteriota bacterium genome:
- a CDS encoding TrkH family potassium uptake protein, producing MKSIIQSLSFVGILLGAAFLLSGGVGFLHHDAPRTFLAFFLMGGVCFLASWISWQASPRGLEIRIREAILLVLSTWIFTGIIGALPYLVLGICRDPMSALFESVSGITTTGASVLSNLESLPRALLFWRSLTHFLGGVGILVMFIAVLPFVGTGAMQLYRTESTGPISEKITARIADTARIMVGIYLLFNVLCAAALRVCGLSWFDAVCHAFGTIATGGFSTRSESIAAFHNPAVEWVIAFFMFISAVSFVIHFRALRGDVLSYLRSQEVRFFVLLGAASAALASIFIVQKTETGLMTGIRNAVFQTVSLFSTTGFTTADYDVWPDAVKLTLLTLMIIGGCAGSTSGAVKSVRFVVAGKLIARRFGNMLHPARVQAIKLDGRVIDNDSAGRAAFYIFLYFFVLCVASVFVGFFSQDILTAVSAVIACLGGVGPGMSGAGPSETYALFPAAAKMGLIVCMLLGRLEIYICLVVFTPGFWKT from the coding sequence TTGAAAAGCATCATTCAATCCCTTTCGTTTGTCGGCATCTTGCTGGGCGCGGCGTTCCTGCTCAGCGGGGGCGTCGGCTTTCTTCATCACGATGCACCGCGGACCTTTCTGGCGTTTTTTTTAATGGGGGGCGTTTGCTTTCTGGCATCATGGATTTCCTGGCAGGCATCGCCCAGGGGACTCGAAATCCGCATCCGGGAAGCCATCCTCCTGGTTCTCTCGACATGGATTTTCACCGGAATCATCGGCGCCCTGCCGTATCTCGTTCTCGGGATTTGCCGGGACCCGATGTCGGCCCTATTCGAAAGCGTATCCGGCATCACAACGACCGGGGCGTCCGTGCTGTCCAACCTCGAGTCGCTTCCCCGCGCCCTGCTCTTCTGGCGGTCCCTGACTCATTTCCTCGGCGGAGTGGGAATTCTGGTCATGTTCATCGCCGTTTTGCCCTTTGTCGGCACCGGGGCGATGCAGCTCTATCGAACGGAGTCAACCGGGCCCATTTCCGAAAAGATCACGGCCCGCATTGCGGATACAGCCCGGATCATGGTGGGCATCTATCTTCTTTTCAATGTCCTTTGCGCGGCGGCTCTCCGGGTCTGCGGTCTCTCCTGGTTCGACGCGGTCTGTCATGCTTTCGGCACAATTGCTACGGGAGGATTCTCCACGCGCAGCGAGAGCATCGCGGCGTTTCACAACCCAGCCGTGGAGTGGGTGATCGCCTTTTTCATGTTCATCTCCGCCGTCAGCTTCGTCATCCATTTCCGCGCCTTGCGTGGAGATGTTCTCAGCTACTTGAGAAGCCAGGAAGTCCGGTTTTTTGTCTTGCTCGGCGCCGCATCGGCCGCGCTGGCTTCAATTTTTATTGTTCAAAAGACGGAAACCGGCCTTATGACGGGCATTCGGAATGCGGTTTTTCAGACGGTCTCTCTGTTTTCGACAACGGGATTCACTACGGCGGATTACGATGTCTGGCCCGATGCCGTCAAGCTGACATTGCTGACCTTGATGATCATCGGCGGTTGTGCGGGATCGACTTCCGGCGCCGTGAAAAGCGTGCGATTCGTCGTGGCCGGAAAATTGATCGCCCGGCGTTTCGGGAACATGCTGCACCCGGCCCGGGTTCAGGCCATTAAGCTCGACGGCCGCGTCATCGATAATGACAGCGCCGGCCGCGCAGCCTTTTATATCTTCCTTTACTTTTTCGTGTTGTGCGTCGCCTCGGTCTTCGTCGGCTTCTTTTCCCAGGACATCCTGACCGCCGTGTCCGCAGTCATCGCCTGCCTCGGGGGGGTCGGCCCGGGCATGTCCGGAGCCGGACCTTCGGAAACTTATGCTCTCTTTCCGGCCGCGGCCAAAATGGGTCTGATCGTCTGCATGCTTTTGGGCCGGCTGGAAATCTATATTTGTCTCGTCGTCTTCACTCCGGGGTTCTGGAAGACGTGA
- a CDS encoding sialidase, with translation MMFSREQFRRNSLLILGVFVLVATGAFIAAGQQFGRSGFMRSRLQPRSGTIPEDLSALDWRFVGPPGNRISAVVFDSNDPNIYYAGACAGGVWKSIDGGTEWRPVFDDQTSQSIGSLAIAPSDSNQVWAGTGEAFIRSNVLIGDGIYKSTDAGLTWTRMGLEKSGRIGRIAVDPHDPNTVFAAALGHSYGPQKERGVFRTKDGGKTWEHVLFIDENTGASGLVIDPNNPRTIFAGMWSIVIHTWGKFSGGPGSGVYVSRDGGDTWTKIQGRGLPGFDVGKVDVAVAPSDSNRVYALIETGDRGTLWRSDDHGHNWRVVSYERRINERPHYYTRMCIAPDDPNTVYFPCNRMYVTYDGGESIDDFSGGGDCHDMWADPKNPERMMIGHDGGISMTTTRGRQWRRIVLPVGQMYHVAVDDRIPYFVYSNMQDSTSKRGPAYPGYGPEPPIWISMGGCESGFSYPDPADPDIVWGTCYSGTVEVYNLRTGLVRSVNPWPDKSLDSPAENLKYRWNWTHPIALSPHDSKRVYVGSQYVHLTTDGGRNWSVISPDLTLNDKSKQGSSGGLSKDNLGVEYGCTLFAIAESPVQEGLIWVGSNDGLIHVSRDFGKTWTNVTPSAMPHWGTVSMIDPSRFDAGRCYIAVDGHQENIRDPYLFKTLDFGKTWTRIDAGIPRSPLSYTSAIKEDPVRKGLLFAGTANAIYFSIDDGASWLPLQANLPQACITWIAVQERFGDLVVGTNGRGIWIMDDISPLREYGKGAGFLKPRPAWRFKPRERVVSFPGDPSIGRGGPYGASLNFFLDEDAGGGARIEIFDERGTKFRTLRSPARRGLNRINWNLRGEAVAQIELRTTPDYHPRVWEEKRFRGRDTRPVSHWGIQQPLSGILAPPGLYTVRLTVAGKSHERTLEVLKDPNTQGTVDDIRAMTHLWAAALQDLNEVVSIINRIEWAGRQMEDLRKVLSQAKGGRIYLDALTETHGRLRDVERLFLEDQMLASDPKSYREEMALYQKLVWFIGEVGLGAGDIRNTEDFGPTSQQLEVYEILKKRFADGRAAFNALINTTIPAFNTMLADAGLGPVIANF, from the coding sequence ATGATGTTTTCAAGAGAGCAGTTCCGGCGGAATTCTTTGTTGATCCTTGGCGTTTTCGTTCTGGTCGCCACAGGCGCATTCATCGCCGCCGGCCAACAGTTCGGTCGGAGCGGCTTCATGCGGTCCCGGCTCCAGCCCCGGTCCGGGACCATCCCCGAGGATCTGTCCGCTCTGGATTGGCGGTTCGTCGGCCCCCCCGGCAATCGCATCAGCGCCGTTGTCTTCGACTCGAACGATCCAAACATTTATTACGCCGGCGCCTGTGCCGGAGGAGTCTGGAAGTCGATCGATGGGGGGACAGAGTGGCGACCCGTCTTCGACGATCAGACCTCGCAGTCCATCGGCTCCCTGGCCATCGCCCCGTCCGATTCAAACCAGGTCTGGGCGGGAACGGGCGAGGCCTTCATCCGCTCGAACGTCCTCATCGGCGACGGCATCTACAAGTCGACCGATGCAGGACTGACCTGGACCCGGATGGGGCTCGAGAAAAGCGGCCGGATCGGCCGCATTGCGGTCGATCCCCATGACCCGAATACCGTTTTCGCCGCCGCCCTCGGGCACAGCTACGGCCCCCAGAAAGAGCGCGGTGTTTTCAGGACGAAGGACGGCGGAAAAACCTGGGAACACGTTCTCTTCATCGACGAGAACACGGGGGCGTCGGGCCTGGTCATCGATCCCAATAACCCGCGGACGATCTTCGCCGGAATGTGGTCCATCGTGATCCACACCTGGGGCAAGTTCAGCGGCGGGCCGGGAAGCGGCGTCTACGTCTCCCGCGACGGCGGCGACACCTGGACGAAAATCCAGGGCCGGGGCCTTCCCGGGTTCGATGTGGGGAAAGTCGACGTGGCGGTCGCCCCCTCCGATTCGAACCGGGTCTACGCCCTCATCGAGACGGGCGACCGCGGCACGCTTTGGCGGTCGGACGACCACGGCCATAACTGGCGCGTCGTAAGTTATGAACGGCGCATCAACGAGCGACCGCACTACTACACCCGAATGTGCATTGCTCCGGATGACCCCAACACGGTTTACTTCCCATGCAACAGAATGTACGTGACCTATGATGGCGGCGAATCCATTGACGACTTCAGCGGCGGCGGCGACTGCCATGATATGTGGGCCGACCCGAAAAACCCTGAACGGATGATGATCGGCCATGACGGCGGCATCAGCATGACCACGACGCGCGGCCGGCAATGGCGCCGGATCGTCCTGCCCGTCGGTCAGATGTACCACGTAGCCGTTGACGACCGCATCCCCTATTTTGTCTACAGCAACATGCAGGATTCAACCTCCAAGCGCGGGCCCGCCTATCCCGGCTACGGACCCGAACCCCCGATCTGGATCAGCATGGGCGGCTGCGAGTCAGGTTTTTCCTATCCCGACCCGGCCGATCCCGACATCGTCTGGGGGACCTGCTATTCGGGGACGGTCGAGGTCTACAATCTGAGAACGGGCCTTGTCCGAAGCGTCAATCCCTGGCCGGACAAGTCGCTCGACTCACCGGCGGAAAATCTCAAGTACCGATGGAACTGGACGCATCCGATCGCACTATCGCCCCACGACAGCAAACGGGTTTATGTCGGAAGCCAGTACGTCCACCTCACGACCGACGGCGGCCGGAATTGGTCCGTCATCAGCCCGGACTTGACGCTGAACGACAAATCAAAACAGGGGTCCTCGGGAGGCTTGAGCAAGGACAACCTGGGCGTTGAATACGGCTGCACGCTTTTTGCCATTGCCGAATCGCCTGTCCAAGAAGGGTTGATCTGGGTGGGTTCGAACGACGGTCTGATCCATGTCAGCCGCGACTTCGGCAAGACCTGGACGAACGTCACGCCCTCAGCCATGCCCCATTGGGGCACGGTCAGCATGATCGATCCCTCCCGTTTCGATGCGGGTCGCTGCTACATCGCCGTTGATGGACACCAGGAAAACATCCGAGACCCCTACCTCTTCAAGACCTTGGACTTCGGCAAGACCTGGACGCGGATCGATGCCGGCATCCCGCGGTCACCGCTGAGCTACACGAGCGCCATCAAGGAGGACCCCGTCCGCAAGGGCCTGCTTTTCGCCGGCACGGCCAACGCCATCTATTTCTCGATCGACGACGGGGCATCGTGGCTCCCTCTCCAGGCCAACCTCCCCCAAGCCTGCATCACCTGGATCGCCGTCCAGGAGCGCTTCGGCGACCTTGTTGTCGGAACAAACGGCCGGGGCATCTGGATTATGGACGACATCTCCCCGCTCCGCGAATACGGCAAAGGCGCCGGATTCCTCAAACCCAGACCCGCCTGGCGGTTTAAGCCCAGGGAGCGGGTCGTCAGCTTCCCAGGCGACCCCAGTATCGGGCGAGGCGGTCCCTACGGGGCCAGTTTGAATTTTTTCCTTGATGAAGACGCCGGCGGCGGCGCGCGGATTGAGATCTTCGATGAAAGAGGGACGAAATTCCGCACGCTTCGGTCTCCGGCCCGCAGGGGATTGAACCGAATCAACTGGAATCTTCGGGGCGAAGCCGTCGCCCAGATCGAGCTTCGGACGACTCCCGATTATCATCCCCGCGTCTGGGAAGAGAAGAGGTTCCGAGGCCGAGATACGAGGCCCGTCAGTCACTGGGGAATCCAGCAGCCTCTCTCCGGGATCCTGGCGCCGCCAGGCCTCTACACGGTCAGGTTGACCGTGGCCGGAAAATCCCACGAGCGGACGCTCGAGGTCCTCAAGGATCCGAACACCCAAGGCACGGTCGATGACATCCGGGCGATGACTCATCTCTGGGCCGCGGCCCTCCAGGATCTGAACGAGGTTGTCTCCATCATCAACCGAATCGAATGGGCCGGTCGACAAATGGAGGACCTCCGAAAGGTCCTGTCCCAGGCGAAAGGCGGCCGGATTTATCTCGACGCCCTGACGGAAACTCATGGGCGGCTGAGGGATGTTGAGCGCTTGTTCCTCGAGGACCAGATGCTGGCTTCCGACCCGAAGTCCTATCGCGAAGAAATGGCCCTCTACCAGAAACTTGTCTGGTTTATCGGCGAGGTCGGTTTGGGCGCGGGCGACATCCGGAATACGGAGGATTTCGGTCCGACGAGCCAGCAGCTGGAAGTTTACGAGATCCTGAAGAAGCGTTTCGCGGACGGACGGGCGGCTTTTAACGCGCTGATCAACACGACGATCCCGGCCTTCAACACGATGCTTGCGGACGCGGGGCTTGGACCGGTTATCGCAAATTTCTAG
- a CDS encoding carboxypeptidase-like regulatory domain-containing protein, which translates to MKRAGIFIFVLLIGVSLFAQQRTGNIYGQVVDSQGQGLPGVNITLTGRLTAPMDTVTSAEGRFRFLSLSPARDYVLKAELTGFQTKTEEGIIVNVGANASVTLVMEVGSLEEEITVTATTSVVDTKKTAVASFVTNEVLQSLPSARDPWVIIQMAPAVQMDRENIGGSESGSQAQFTAHGNRDSLQNQWSMDGAVITDVSSADSAIYYDFDSFEEMNITVGGSDVTTQTGGISINMVTKRGGQSLSLGGRFYLTDERFQAANLTDELRAEGVRATNRIENIKDFGFNMGGPIVKDKAWYWVSYGVQDIKMFTILGTKDDTLLSGYNAKINLQLLPQNRFEFYTNIASKQKWGRSATWTTPLGVRQKDRYYFGVPIVKAQDEHMFGDNMFVSGKFVYVGGGFGMWAMFNEDSAKIGRYNVANAQWDQYQYNYLHDRPRKDLSLLGHYFNEDLLGFAHEMRFGGEVSRRSHQSMGRSYTHYYHNYNNPTFDITGDQSPDIVPGLYQVRTARYNDTRFAVDAYSFYISDTLTKGRLNVMLGLRWDLQTPYIESFSVYSNAQAADPSFRDNFTQRTADVLSKYLSPFDVPETRPDYRWNNLSPRLGLTYELPGKRRTIAKLSYGKFGDFMRTGQFNVSPLGTGGYIYYWWLDQNNDGITDYTELYWHNSLTYQPYRVFDDAGNFIGDWNNTKNIMWGGFDPLNPSQTAESALKLDKNAGSSRTQELMLTLEREISADFSASVTAHYRKFDHALWTLDYYPATGHVRSKDDYVQVGTVPNSVGGWSTGSAAGRPYYLLSGSQGATSYTYRTRNNDAYDQFYGLDFMITKRLSHGWMMNGSFSVQNQIQNFGESGYLNPTNNWALDGRPYSPYIGGSSGKISQYIFARWMAKLSGLVQLPYGFNASMTFMARDGFIIPEYFNIVDYTAPNPRDRTVTIYIEEFAKLRLPIYTNMNFRLEKMLLAGDFGKIWVMADIFNLLNNDVINRRYEKYLGTLYAYENPANNRWVDNPTNYLANEILNPRTVRLGMRFQF; encoded by the coding sequence ATGAAAAGGGCAGGAATTTTTATTTTCGTGCTGCTCATCGGGGTTTCCCTCTTTGCCCAGCAACGAACGGGAAACATCTACGGGCAGGTCGTCGATTCCCAAGGCCAGGGTCTTCCGGGCGTCAACATAACTCTGACCGGAAGACTGACGGCTCCAATGGACACGGTCACATCCGCGGAGGGCCGATTCAGATTTCTCTCTCTCTCCCCGGCCAGGGATTATGTTCTGAAAGCCGAACTCACGGGATTCCAGACAAAAACAGAAGAAGGGATCATCGTCAACGTCGGCGCCAATGCCAGCGTCACCCTGGTGATGGAGGTGGGAAGTCTCGAAGAAGAGATCACGGTCACGGCAACGACATCGGTCGTCGATACAAAAAAGACCGCCGTTGCATCATTTGTGACCAATGAAGTCCTTCAATCGCTTCCGAGCGCAAGAGACCCCTGGGTCATCATTCAAATGGCGCCCGCCGTGCAAATGGACCGGGAGAACATCGGCGGTTCCGAATCCGGCTCCCAGGCGCAGTTCACCGCCCACGGCAACCGGGACTCGCTCCAAAACCAGTGGTCCATGGACGGGGCCGTCATCACCGATGTGAGCTCCGCCGACTCCGCCATATACTACGACTTCGATTCCTTCGAGGAGATGAACATCACAGTCGGAGGTTCGGACGTTACCACTCAAACAGGTGGGATCTCGATCAACATGGTCACCAAGAGGGGCGGGCAAAGCCTGTCTCTCGGAGGGCGATTCTACTTGACGGATGAAAGATTCCAGGCCGCGAATCTGACGGATGAACTTCGAGCCGAAGGCGTCCGCGCCACCAACCGAATTGAGAACATCAAGGACTTCGGCTTCAACATGGGCGGCCCGATCGTCAAGGATAAGGCCTGGTATTGGGTGTCTTACGGCGTCCAGGACATCAAGATGTTCACCATCCTGGGGACCAAAGACGATACCCTGCTGTCCGGGTACAACGCCAAGATCAACCTGCAGCTTCTTCCCCAGAATCGTTTTGAGTTTTACACCAATATCGCCTCCAAGCAGAAATGGGGACGAAGCGCCACCTGGACCACCCCCTTGGGTGTTCGGCAGAAGGACCGATACTATTTCGGAGTTCCGATCGTGAAAGCCCAGGATGAGCACATGTTCGGAGACAACATGTTTGTTTCCGGCAAATTTGTCTATGTCGGGGGCGGATTCGGCATGTGGGCCATGTTCAACGAGGACAGCGCCAAGATCGGCCGATACAACGTGGCCAACGCCCAATGGGATCAATATCAATACAACTACCTGCACGACCGGCCGAGAAAAGATCTTTCGCTCCTGGGCCATTATTTCAACGAAGACCTGCTGGGGTTCGCCCATGAAATGAGGTTCGGCGGAGAGGTTTCCAGACGGTCGCATCAAAGCATGGGCAGAAGCTACACCCATTATTATCATAATTACAACAATCCCACATTCGACATCACGGGAGACCAATCTCCGGATATCGTCCCCGGGCTCTATCAAGTCCGGACGGCAAGATACAACGATACCCGTTTCGCTGTCGACGCCTATTCCTTCTATATCAGCGATACGCTCACAAAAGGCCGACTCAATGTGATGTTGGGATTGAGATGGGACCTGCAAACCCCCTATATCGAAAGCTTCTCCGTTTATTCCAACGCTCAAGCCGCAGATCCTTCCTTCAGGGACAATTTCACCCAGCGGACGGCGGATGTTCTCAGCAAGTACCTAAGTCCTTTTGATGTGCCGGAGACACGGCCCGATTACCGTTGGAACAACCTGTCTCCCCGCTTAGGGCTCACCTACGAGCTCCCGGGCAAGAGGAGAACCATCGCCAAGCTGTCTTACGGCAAGTTCGGCGATTTCATGCGGACGGGGCAATTCAATGTCTCGCCCCTCGGAACCGGGGGATACATTTATTATTGGTGGCTGGACCAGAACAATGACGGGATAACCGACTACACCGAGCTCTATTGGCACAACAGTCTCACCTATCAACCCTATCGTGTTTTTGACGATGCCGGAAACTTCATCGGCGATTGGAACAACACCAAAAACATCATGTGGGGCGGGTTCGATCCCCTGAATCCCTCCCAAACAGCGGAATCCGCCCTCAAGCTGGACAAGAACGCGGGATCGTCAAGAACCCAAGAGCTGATGCTCACCCTGGAAAGAGAGATCAGCGCAGATTTTTCCGCGTCAGTGACGGCCCACTACAGAAAATTCGATCATGCCTTATGGACGCTCGACTATTATCCCGCCACGGGACACGTTCGGAGCAAGGACGACTATGTCCAGGTGGGAACGGTGCCGAACTCCGTGGGCGGCTGGAGCACGGGCTCGGCGGCGGGCCGGCCGTATTATCTCTTAAGCGGAAGTCAGGGCGCGACATCCTACACGTATCGAACCCGCAACAATGATGCCTATGATCAATTCTACGGTCTGGACTTCATGATCACCAAAAGGCTCTCCCACGGATGGATGATGAACGGCTCCTTTTCCGTTCAGAATCAGATCCAGAATTTCGGCGAAAGCGGCTATCTGAATCCCACAAACAACTGGGCTCTTGACGGGCGTCCCTATTCGCCGTACATCGGAGGGTCAAGCGGAAAAATCAGCCAATACATCTTTGCGCGGTGGATGGCCAAGCTGTCCGGCCTCGTGCAACTGCCGTACGGATTCAATGCCAGCATGACTTTCATGGCCCGGGACGGCTTCATCATTCCCGAGTACTTCAACATCGTCGACTACACCGCCCCGAATCCGCGTGATCGAACCGTAACCATTTACATCGAAGAATTCGCCAAGTTGCGCCTGCCCATTTATACAAACATGAACTTCCGGCTGGAAAAGATGCTGCTGGCCGGCGACTTCGGAAAAATCTGGGTCATGGCCGACATCTTCAACCTGTTGAACAATGATGTCATCAACCGGCGTTACGAAAAGTATCTCGGCACCCTGTACGCCTACGAAAACCCCGCGAACAACCGATGGGTGGATAACCCCACGAATTACCTCGCCAACGAAATTTTGAACCCCAGAACGGTCCGGCTCGGAATGAGATTCCAGTTCTAA
- a CDS encoding alkaline phosphatase, with protein sequence MVLSLLMSPHMFRRNERPARKRRIFTAGVALLLSASLFVSTACAPRTEDGRLPGGLKGRTQNVILLIGDGLSVAAVSAARLRKGGAEGRLHMDRMPVAGFVRTTAANDLITDSAAAATAMASGFKTNNGMIGMTPDGRKVLSIMKAAMDRGMAAGLVATSSITHATPAAFAAHVPSRNMETEIAANFISAGVNLLFGGGRRFFLPETPDGGKRDDGRNLLQEARAAGYDVCLTPKEAAAAESRKILGLFAHGAMDMTASDISLADMTSLAIEKLRGRGRGFFLMVEGSQIDWEAHDNIPDRMIEEILDFDEAAGRALDFAAKDRRTLVIATSDHETGGLVILDGTPDGGEIEVAWASTGHTGATVPLTAFGPGAEAISGFRDNTEIALALARRLGIRDFPRHLD encoded by the coding sequence GTGGTATTGTCTCTCCTCATGTCGCCTCACATGTTCCGCCGGAATGAAAGGCCCGCCCGAAAACGGCGCATTTTTACCGCGGGAGTCGCGCTTCTCCTCTCCGCCTCTCTTTTCGTTTCGACCGCCTGCGCACCCAGAACTGAGGACGGCCGCCTCCCGGGCGGCCTCAAGGGCCGAACCCAAAACGTCATTCTCCTCATCGGCGACGGCCTGAGCGTCGCCGCCGTCTCGGCCGCCCGCCTGAGAAAAGGCGGTGCGGAAGGACGCCTTCATATGGACAGGATGCCCGTGGCTGGATTCGTCCGGACGACGGCCGCGAATGATCTGATCACCGACTCGGCCGCTGCCGCGACGGCCATGGCCTCGGGTTTCAAAACGAACAACGGCATGATCGGAATGACACCGGACGGCCGGAAGGTTCTTTCCATTATGAAGGCGGCCATGGACCGCGGGATGGCGGCCGGCCTGGTCGCAACCTCATCGATCACCCACGCCACGCCCGCCGCCTTCGCCGCCCACGTCCCTTCGAGAAACATGGAAACGGAAATCGCCGCGAACTTTATCTCGGCGGGCGTCAACCTCCTCTTCGGCGGGGGCCGCCGCTTTTTCCTTCCCGAGACGCCGGACGGTGGAAAGAGGGATGACGGGCGCAATCTCCTCCAAGAAGCCCGGGCCGCCGGTTACGACGTCTGCCTGACACCGAAAGAGGCGGCCGCCGCCGAGAGCCGGAAAATCCTCGGCCTGTTTGCCCACGGCGCCATGGATATGACGGCCTCGGACATTTCCCTGGCCGATATGACCTCGCTGGCCATCGAAAAACTCCGGGGGCGCGGGCGCGGCTTCTTTCTCATGGTCGAGGGCAGCCAGATCGACTGGGAGGCCCACGACAACATTCCGGACCGCATGATTGAGGAGATCCTGGATTTCGACGAAGCGGCCGGCCGGGCTCTGGATTTCGCCGCGAAAGACCGGCGGACGCTTGTCATCGCCACCTCGGATCACGAAACCGGCGGTCTCGTCATCCTGGACGGAACCCCGGACGGCGGCGAAATCGAAGTCGCCTGGGCCTCGACGGGACACACCGGCGCTACCGTGCCCCTCACCGCCTTCGGACCTGGAGCCGAGGCCATCTCGGGCTTCCGAGACAACACGGAGATCGCCCTCGCCCTGGCCCGGCGTCTCGGCATCCGGGATTTCCCGCGGCATCTCGACTGA
- a CDS encoding pyridoxal phosphate-dependent aminotransferase family protein, with protein sequence MDIFDKCKTDGGYFGPFRARNDFFFTRPILDPVPGREMLYQGKKVIQWSINNYLGLAENEELKSIAAEAARTYGPGAPMGARMMTGNTQKHLDLEAKFARFMGKEDAILFNYGYLGVLGTIQSLCEPKDTIIIDKLAHASMVDAMYLSRAKFRVFKHNDPNSLEAHLKRINRDRKGGVLVVTEGVFGMTGDIAPLADICFLKDKYEARLFVDDAHGFGVVGPNGRGSGELHDCMDKIDINLGTFAKAFAAIGGVAGSTREVCDWIRFNARTQVFAKSLPMIYVEVLSRVIDFIADGNDRRARMWEVNRKLKAGIRDLGYTVAEVPSPVTPVILHMKDLQIALSIIRKMRKRGIFITAVAYPVVPRDIVLFRMIPTASHTDEDIEQTVAAYKSVRDELGLDLQAIKAALAGAYNVGVGSDEDESVIV encoded by the coding sequence GTGGATATTTTTGACAAGTGCAAAACCGACGGCGGTTATTTCGGACCGTTCCGGGCCCGCAACGACTTCTTCTTCACCCGCCCCATCCTCGATCCCGTCCCCGGCCGGGAAATGCTCTACCAGGGGAAAAAAGTCATTCAGTGGTCGATCAACAACTATCTCGGCCTGGCCGAGAACGAGGAGCTGAAATCGATCGCCGCCGAGGCCGCCCGAACCTACGGGCCCGGAGCGCCCATGGGCGCCCGCATGATGACCGGGAACACCCAGAAGCATCTCGACCTCGAGGCCAAGTTCGCCCGGTTCATGGGCAAGGAAGACGCCATCCTCTTCAACTACGGCTACCTGGGCGTCCTGGGCACGATTCAATCCCTCTGCGAGCCCAAGGACACCATTATCATCGATAAACTGGCCCACGCCTCCATGGTCGACGCCATGTACCTGTCCCGGGCGAAATTCCGCGTCTTCAAGCATAACGATCCGAACAGCCTCGAGGCCCATCTCAAGAGGATCAATCGGGACCGCAAGGGCGGCGTTCTCGTTGTGACCGAGGGCGTCTTCGGCATGACCGGAGACATCGCCCCCCTGGCCGACATCTGCTTCCTCAAGGACAAGTACGAGGCCCGGCTGTTCGTCGACGACGCCCACGGCTTCGGCGTCGTCGGACCCAACGGCCGGGGATCGGGGGAACTCCATGACTGCATGGACAAGATCGATATCAACCTGGGCACCTTCGCCAAGGCCTTCGCCGCGATCGGCGGCGTGGCCGGTTCGACCCGCGAGGTCTGCGATTGGATCCGATTCAACGCCCGCACCCAGGTTTTCGCGAAAAGCCTGCCGATGATCTATGTCGAGGTCCTCAGCCGGGTCATCGACTTCATCGCCGACGGCAACGACCGCAGGGCCAGGATGTGGGAAGTGAACAGGAAGCTCAAGGCCGGAATCCGGGACCTCGGTTACACGGTCGCCGAGGTTCCCTCGCCCGTCACCCCGGTCATCCTCCACATGAAGGACCTTCAGATCGCTCTGTCGATCATCCGCAAAATGCGCAAGCGGGGGATTTTCATCACCGCCGTCGCCTATCCCGTAGTGCCGCGCGACATCGTGCTCTTCCGGATGATTCCGACCGCATCCCACACGGACGAGGACATCGAGCAGACCGTAGCCGCCTATAAAAGCGTCAGGGACGAACTCGGACTCGACCTCCAGGCGATCAAGGCCGCCCTGGCCGGGGCTTATAACGTCGGCGTCGGCTCCGACGAAGACGAGAGCGTTATCGTCTGA